A single region of the Vicinamibacteria bacterium genome encodes:
- a CDS encoding TetR/AcrR family transcriptional regulator produces the protein MPKRARLKTGTRKAPARSNARGKRERLSSEDRREQLLSVATQLFAAQGFDGTTTRQIAERARINEALLFRHFQSKEDLYWASIERKCRMSGGPERLQEMLEKSENDQEVFSAIAEQILNLYDEDSTLMRLLLYSALENHRLSQRFFNTYVARYRELLASHVDRRIEEGRFRPVEPFLAARAFIGMLIYTIQSQAIFGVKQGETRDVREVAKSLTAIWLDGVRSKS, from the coding sequence ATGCCGAAACGCGCCCGGTTGAAGACGGGAACCCGCAAAGCCCCGGCGCGCTCGAATGCAAGGGGCAAGCGCGAGCGGCTCTCCTCGGAAGATCGGCGCGAGCAACTGCTCTCGGTCGCTACTCAACTCTTCGCCGCTCAGGGATTCGACGGGACCACCACGAGGCAGATTGCCGAGCGGGCGCGCATCAACGAAGCTCTCCTGTTCCGCCATTTTCAGAGCAAAGAAGATTTGTACTGGGCCTCCATCGAACGCAAGTGTCGGATGTCGGGAGGCCCGGAGAGGCTCCAGGAGATGCTGGAGAAATCCGAGAACGACCAAGAAGTCTTTTCCGCGATCGCCGAGCAGATCTTGAACCTCTATGACGAAGACAGCACGCTGATGCGGCTCTTGCTCTACAGTGCCCTCGAGAATCATCGCCTCTCTCAGCGGTTCTTCAACACCTACGTCGCCCGGTATCGCGAGCTGCTTGCGAGTCACGTGGATCGAAGGATCGAGGAAGGCAGATTCCGTCCCGTCGAGCCCTTTCTGGCGGCTCGGGCCTTCATCGGAATGCTCATCTACACCATCCAGAGCCAGGCGATCTTCGGCGTCAAGCAGGGAGAAACGCGCGACGTTCGCGAGGTCGCGAAAAGCTTGACGGCGATCTGGCTCGACGGCGTGCGCTCCAAGAGCTGA
- a CDS encoding cation:dicarboxylase symporter family transporter, which yields MVSPIDARPRLSQHTLIVLSLVAGAVAGVAVNLLVGAGRIDPDGVAWVVRYLTRPLGQIFLNMLFMVVIPLVFCSLVLGVVNLGKVGKLGRLSVKTFLYFVATTAASATLGLLLVNLFRPGAGFDPASQAQLMESFRSEA from the coding sequence GTGGTGAGTCCGATCGACGCCCGACCCAGGCTCTCGCAACACACGCTCATCGTTCTCAGCCTCGTCGCAGGCGCCGTCGCCGGTGTGGCCGTCAATCTCCTGGTCGGCGCCGGCCGGATCGACCCCGATGGGGTCGCCTGGGTCGTTCGCTACCTGACGCGGCCCCTCGGGCAGATTTTCCTGAACATGCTCTTCATGGTCGTCATCCCCCTCGTCTTCTGCTCCCTCGTCCTGGGGGTCGTCAACCTCGGTAAAGTTGGAAAGCTGGGGCGGCTTTCGGTCAAGACTTTCCTCTACTTCGTGGCCACGACAGCGGCATCCGCCACGCTGGGTCTTCTGCTGGTCAACCTGTTTCGACCGGGAGCCGGCTTCGACCCCGCCTCCCAGGCGCAGCTCATGGAAAGCTTCCGAAGCGAAGCG